In Onychostoma macrolepis isolate SWU-2019 chromosome 17, ASM1243209v1, whole genome shotgun sequence, the DNA window CAGCGTTTCTCTCTCATCACATTCAGTGCAGATGAAACTTGGTTTGTTTTGCTGTGACGCTGGAGATTCAGTTCTTCAGTACGCTTTAGAATACAGATGTTAATAAACCAGAATCAGATGTTACATATTCACTTCCAGTATTTCACATCACtaatagaaatgttttcatttagaaGAGGCTCAGAGCCGCAGGAAGACGGCTGCATCATTGATCAATTAAAACTGTTTAATCTTcttgtaatattaaaatgttttaatattatttaatagatcatatttcattataatataagtcattttaataaactttctagttaatgacattttttaaaaaatattacaatattttcatattcattaatgttaatattaaagtgtttttaattaattaaaatggtcattaaatcatttctaattaatttattcatttaaactaatatattttaatttaatattacaatattttaatattaattaatagtcattttaaattaaactaatgctttttaattaaagttttaaaattgaacttttttaactaatattaactaattaaaatattttactgaagttgttaattaaaatgaatggtttaatattaactatattttaatattaaacgtGTAAtactattacattttaatattttacattttaatataaaagtttaatattaaagtgtttttaattaatattacaatattttaagtgtaatattagtgtttttaattaaaacaaatgtttttaagttaattacagtattttaataagtaatagTCATTTAAAGTTAgactaatatattttatttaatattacaatattttaataactattagttaatattagtcaTTTCAGTTAAACTGTTTAACTAACATAGCATTTTTTTATAGttgttttaatattctaaaagtATTATAAATAAGTTGcatttaaagtcttttaattaatATCTATTGtttttaactaatattaaaatattaattttaatataaaaaactgTATATTAACCTCCTGTAGGAAAACAAGATCCGTAAAGAACAAGCGGCCAAAGCGGAGAAAAGAAAGCAGCAGCTGGCGGAGGAGGAATCCAAGAGACAGAAAGGAGAAGATGGAAAGATAAGTGAGTCGTTACAAACAATTCCTGTCCGTTTATTGGTGTTGTCATTATAGCACCCAGCGTTTCTCTCTCATCACATTCAGTGCAGATGAAACTTGGTTTGTTTTGCTGTGACGCTGGAGATTCAGTTCTTCAGTACGCTTTAGAATACAGATGTTAATAAACCAGAATCAGATGTTACATATTCACTTCCAGTATTTCACATCACtaatagaaatgttttcatttagaaGAGGCTCAGAGCCGCAGGAAGACGGCTGCATCATTGATCAATTAAAAACTGTTTAATCTTcttgtaatattaaaatgttttaatattatttaatagatcatatttcattataatataagtcattttaataaactttctagttaatgacattttttaaaaaatattacaatattttcatattcattaatgttaatattaaagtgtttttaattaattaaaatggtcattaaatcatttctaattaatttattcatttaaactaatatattttaatttaatattacaatattttaatattaattaatagtcattttaaattaaactaatgctttttaattaaagttttaaaattgaacttttttaactaatattaactaattaaaatattttactgaagttgttaattaaaatgaatggtttaatattaactatattttaatattaaacgtGTAAtactattacattttaatattttacattttaatataaaagtttaatattaaagtgtttttaattaaacaccaaagttttaatttaatattacaatattttaagtgtaatattagtgtttttaattaaaacaaatgtttttaagttaattacagtattttaataagtaatagTCATTTAAAGTTAgactaatatattttatttaatattacaatattttaataactattagttaatattagtcatttcagttaaactgtttaactaacatagcattttttttatagttgttttaatattctaaaagtATTATAAATAAGTTGcatttaaagtcttttaattaatATCTATTGtttttaactaatattaaaatattaatttttaatataaaaaaaacatttattacagctctctaatagaaatgtgttttctgtCAGTCCGTAGAGGTGTGGTGCCGCAGGACGAAGTTTGCATCATCGATCAGCTCCTGGCCGACATTCGCAAGGGTTTCCATCTGAGAAAGACTCGTCCCAGGTGCGAATCGGAAAGTGCCCCTTCTAGTGAAATGCATAGAGATACAGGAGCGTCCGGTAAGAATATCAGCCTGTGTGGCTCTGAAGCGGCTCCGTTGCAAAAGTCTGAAGCGTTCGTGTTTATTTCTCCGCTTTCTTGCGCGCTGCTGTCTGTAGTGAGTGCACTGAAGGGGTCCGACTGCGAGCAGCTGCTCAATTTATTATTCCATAAAAACTGACTAACTTTCACTGCAGTCcagaaagagcttttattgAAGTGTCACAAGTTTCTGACCCCTTTAAAGCGTCACTCATAGTGTTGGTGTGTGAGTGTTTAAACCTGATTCCTCACATCCTGCTGCTCCACCAATCAGCTTTGCCGCTTGCCCTCTTCACTGCTTCTGATTGGTTGTTCACACCAGTCACATGCCAAAAACATGCATGTCAATGTGAACTGTAAATACAAGCTGTAAACTGCAAATGGGTAGttgacattatttatttttcaacatcaATTTTTCAGAATGTTTAAGGAAAAGTTTAAATCCTATAAATGGTGACAGTTACTTTTTGGTTATTCACCATTTTATTCAGCTTTATATACGGCTGCATGATTAATTGCAATATGACGTAGTGCTTTAAAACCCTGCCGGTTtcaatcaaaataaacatttgatggtttaatatttgaaaatgaagaaatttgGAAAATTAAGccataaatatttgtatataaatttttCAGTACaatgcacaataaataaattaaactgtacaataaattattcttattttataatattttagtttatggtttatttttattttcatcgtttaataataatgaggttttttattatcattataaattGTTACGTATTATTAAATAACAATGATATTttctataatacatttaattttatgtgtgtgtatatatatatatatatatatatatatatacatatatacatatatacatatatacatatacacacacacacacagtggggcaaaaaagtatttagtcagccaccaattgtgcaagttctcccacttaaaaagatgagagaggcctgtaattttcatcataggtatacctcaactatgagagacaaaatgagaaaaaaaaaattatttgcaaattatggtggaaaagtatttggtcaataacaaagtttcatctcaatactttgttatataccctttgttggcaatgacagaggtcaaacgttttctgtaagtcttcacaaggttttcacacactgttgctggtattttggcccattcctccatgcagatctcctctagagcagtaatgttttggggctgtcgctgggcaacacggactttcaactccctccaaagattttcgatggggttgagatctggagactggctaggccactccaggaccttgaaatgcttcttacgaagccactgcTTCGCTGTtcggcggtgtgtttgggatcattgtcatgctgaaagacccagccacgtttcatcttcaatgcccttgctgatggaaggaggttttcactcaaaatctcacgatacatggccccattcattctttcgtttacacggatcagtcgtcctggtccctttgcagaaaaacagccccaaagcatgatgtttccacccccatgcttcacagtaggtatggtgttctttggatgcaactcagcattctttgagttttaccaaaagttctattttggtttcatctgaccatatgacattctcccaatcctcttctggatcatccaaatgctctctagcaaacttcagacgggccggacatgtactggcttaagcaggggacacgtctggcactgcaggatttgaggcctttgttactttggtcccagctctctgcaggtcattcactaggtccccgtgtggttctgggattttagctcacagttcttgtgatcattttgaccccacgggtgagatcttgcgtggagccccagatcgagggagattatcagtggtcttgtatgtcttccattttctaataattgctcccacagttgatttcttcacaccaagctgcttacctattgcagattcagtctacccagcctggtgcaggtctacaattttgtttctggtgtcctttgacagctctttggtcttggccatggtggagtttggagttggactgtttgaggttgtggacaggtgtcttttatactgataacgagttcaaacagatgccattaatacaggtaacgagtggaggacagaggagcctcttaaagaagaagttacaggtctgtgagagccagaaatcttgcttgtttgtaggtgaccaaatacttattttaccgaggaatttaccaattaattctttaaaaatcctacaatgtgatttttctgggggttttttttctcattttgtctctgatAGTTGAGGTAtccctatgatgaaaattacaggcctctctcatctttttaagtgggagaacttgcacaattggtggctgactaaatacttttttgccccactatatatatatatatttataaaacattttaatacattaaagaacatttattctttattgttcatgtatttattattattgtttatcagaaaaatcttttttttttttttttcctaaatcGTGCAGCTCTACCTAGTTACCATCACTAGTGTATGTCAAATGgtcctgcagtgtgacaaaCTTTTGGAAGTACTTCTATTCCACGTAGTTGCTTAAATTATTGGAAAAACATGCACAATAACAAACTGTGTTTGTCACAAACTGATGTCAACTACCCAAACACAAGCTGTACGCTGCATGTGAACAAGCAGGACTTATCACTCTGCAGAGAAGTTGtgtacattttgtaaattaaaaccTCTGGCTTTGCTTCATGCTTCATCTCCATTCGAGACGCGCTTCTTGTTCCTGAACAAACCCGTCTCTTCTCGTCCTAAAGCAGCAAGTGTCAGGTCTGTCGGAGAAGAAGCTGGATCGTCTGCGGTCGAAACGTCTCCAGGAGACCAAGCCAAAAGCTGCGGCGCCAAACCCAGCGCTGAAGCCTCCTCAGCGAATCACAGGGAGTCGGAGGAGCTTCGAACCCCTGAAACCACCTCCACAAACACTCAGGAACCAGCCGATGCGTCACCCAGCTGCCTTACCTCAGCCAACACCCATCAGAACCACAACGGAAACAACATCAGGTCTGCAGACGCTCATGTGACTCCAGTAAACACAAGCAAGCCTTTAACTCACAGCGACTCCAGCACAAACGCCGGCCGTGATAATAGTGACTCTGTGAAGAATAAAGACGAGCCGCTTCAGTATACAGATGACAACGCTAACGATTCGTCTGGAATACAGCAGGCGTGTGATGATGTGGACGGAGTGATGCCACAAGCCCCGCCCACTCCTGCTGTAGGCCCCGCCCCCCAGAAAACcgaaaatagaaaacatttccTCCCAAGAAACAAAAAAGGCAGTAATGAAGGTAATCTATTTATATACCTAATAAAGGCAATTTTTCAGCATCGAAagtgtgtttttaaaacattttggttTGCAAAcacagtaaatgttttatttataaagccgTTATTgatgattaaaatattatttcataatattttaatgtttaacatCAAGCTGCTGGGATATTTCTGGAAAATTCTCAAACGCGTTTTCCTGCGTTTCGCAATCCCAGATATTTGGCTGATTGTTTGAATCTCATTATTAAACCGGTCCAAGTCACAGTTCATTCCAAGATCAAAAGAAAATAGGACTCATTTTTTGGACAAAAAGATTATTCTTACTTTTTCTAAATCGCATTTATAAAATTTTCTGTCACAGTTATTTACATGGTCTTCAATCAGCTCAAAGCATTGCAAGtactacatttaaatgtttaaaaaatatatataacatctaaatgttataatatataaaaaagctttcatttttttttttttttttttttttagttcatttataatatattagtatattattacactgtaaaaaaaaaaaaaagttgagccaacttaagtttaaggcaacaagcttcagcagatttgagttttctcaacttgttttaagtttattatacaacaaaaagttaagatttcctaaaaaaaaaaagttgagagaactcaaatctgctgaagcttgttgccttaaacttaagttggctcaacttattttatttattttttattttttttacagcacaTTAGTACTATTATAAATGACTATTTAATCGCACATTTATTCTGTGTGAACAACATAAAggcagtatatttttaatatttgtttaatggcatctttttttatgactgaaggccagtatcactgataccaatactactgatgtctcttggaaatagttttttccccctaatTTTTAACAATTGACTATAgccatatatgtatgtatgtttattaaACCACcctaattaattttattcattgaTTCTAATAACTCTTACATATTTCCCCCACCTAAATTCTCTTTACtataatgtatgtttttttttttttttttttttcaaccaatacaaatgtatgtttttattattattattattattattgtataaaaacCCCATCCACCCAAATTCTCTAAGCTATAATGTCACAAgtggaaatatataaatattttttctattatacatcaatacatatttattattattatacatttccTTCAACCAAcccatatatttatttttccttttttgaatCCCCTTCAGATTCTTATTACTATAATGTAACAATGGAAAAAATTAATTGTTCTAGAAATAGGCTTTTGATTTTTGGGTGCAATATGACCTGGACATTTTCTTGGCATCTCATCAAGTTATTGAATATtcatttgttgtcatttttcaATGACATTTCCAGAAACATCCGTGTTTTTGTAACACTGTTAATATGTGTGTTGTGCTCTGTGTCCTCTTTGCTGTCAGATGTTAATTATCTGGCTTTAGTGCATCACCTCTCGCTCTGAGCCGAGGTCATGCCATACAGAGGCTTGAAATGAATGTCAATCATTTCTTCAGCGTGTCTCTTTTTCTTTGACCCTCTGAAGTGAAGGGTAACAGAAGGAATGGACGCTCTAAAAAGGGCTGTGTGTTGCAGTGAGGTAGGTCAAACACCTCCCCGTAGAGAACTAACAGGACCGAGCAGGACACCCGCCTCTGTCAAAACCGCCTAATCGATCTCTAACCAGACCTCTCTACTTCCACACGTGTGTTCACTAGTCGTCCAACTCTTGTTGTTAACATTCTGTCTCGTCCTGAACTCGTGGGGATCTGCTGTGGTTTGTTCTCGTCTTCGGTCCGTCAAATAAACTTCCTCTCTTTCGTCACGAGAGACCGTTGAATCATGTGGTTCTTTACTTGTGGTTTGTCTCGTCTCATCATAACTGATTCCATTTCTTTGTGTTAACAAAAACATATCTgctcatttgtaattttaatccGCAACTTAATTgattaatcattattttcaaaattaacATGATTTTGGTGTCcgtgagttgttgtttttttttgtttctgaaagaagtctaaatgctgcatttatttaatcaaaaatacagtgaaaattgtgaaatattattatagtttaaaatagctgttttctatgtgaatatctgttaaactgtaatttatttctgtgatgcgcagctgaattttcagcatcattactgcagtcttcagtgtcacatgatcctcagaaatcattctaatatgctgatctgctcgagaagcatttctgattattatcagtgttgaaaacattaatatttttgtggaaaccgtgatgcattttatttttcaggattcacagatgaatagaaagttcaaaagaacagcatttatttgaaatggaaatcttttgtaacattataaatgtctttactggcacttttgatcaatttaatgtgtccttgatgaataaaagtagtaatttctttaaaaaaaataaatcttacagACCTCAAACAGAAGTGTATATTCAtgtaaatagataaatatacCATTGCAACATGTTTGTTTAATGACCAGTAAATGATTGACAGCAGAGGTATTTGAAGATTCTGGTCACTTTATCAGTGaatgtgacctttgacctcacgTATTTTAGGGTTGTCGTCATTATTAAACCAGGGCTttaatctgtctgtctgtgaagAATGAAAGATAAACAAAGCAAATAGTTTAGAAATGAGTCCAGATGTGCAGCTGACaaaatagactttttttttttttttttgctatatatCAGTCAtgatatttacaaataaaatgtatatgtatagttTTGGAAGTTTTAAAGTATCATTTCTAAGCTGATTTGTTAAAACCATTGTGTTTGAGCTTCTGTGTTTCTGTATACTTCTGCAATCGAACTGCGATTCCTCAAGTTTTTCTAAAAATACAATTCCTTATGCTACTTCATcataatttaaaggaatagttcatctaaAAAAGGTCATCcgagattaggatgagtttgtttcttcatcaggtttgtagaaatgtgtctctgcatcagtgtctcagcaatggatgctctgcagtgaatgggtgccgtcagaatgagagctgattaaaaacatccacagcactccagtccatcagttaacatctggagaagacaaaagctgaaacaaatccagcattaagacgtttttaatacgagtccataataacgcgtcctccagtgaaaaagtgttctggtctgaatcaggagagaaatctgcacagatcaagcagcatttacaagacaaaacagctctaaacaaatatgtggctggattttaatgataattatggattatggactcatattttagtacatcttaatgctggatgtttcagcttttgtcttctccagatgttaactgatggactggagtgcagtggatgtttttatcagctgtttggactctcattctgacggcacccattcactgaaactattcctttaatgctgATCTTCTTAAATCGACGCCCAATGTTGGTGCTCAAAGTTTAAACTCTTTTTCTCCTCATGTTGCAGGAAGCTCTAGGAAAAGGAGAACAAGAGGGAAAAGGAAAATTTGAGTCCGTTCCTGCTGTGATCCTGTTTTTCCGCTGGATCTCACTGGACTGGATGAGATCAGAGCCGCTGTTTCATCTGCAGATGAGCTACTGATGGCGTAGTTTGAAGAAATACACATTGTACACTGTGTATTTGAGTTTGGcttaaagaaatgtatttttaaatgctaaatctTTAGATTTGACCAAACGGTTTTAAATGTTTGCACACTGTAAGATGCATTTGAGACACCAAAACCTTGTTTACATATGAGTGTGGTCAGGAGAGGGAAAAAAAGGCTAATTATGGATTTTTGCTGTTTCTCAAACCTTTAAGATAACTTGTTGTTAACTGTTAATATTGCTCTGAATGTAAACTTTATATATTATGAAGATGTTTGGCATTAACGCCGAGAAGTATCAGTACGTTATGATATCAGTTCGAAAATataaatgtcataaaatatcTTCGCAGAAAtggttaaattatattttgcgcTTGCAGTGGTTGAGCTGGACTGTTTAGTATTTTCATTTGAGTGTGACTTTCATATTTATGTCGGTATGTATTTTCATCAAGAAAATctctaaattatatataaataaaaatgtgcaatcaGTGTTGAGGTTTGTTCGTTAACACTCAAGCTCATATTCATTGAAATTTGAAATCCATTAGAATTTAAATTAACAGTTAAAGATGCTGTAATTTTTGGCGTTTCGTCTTCAATTGCACGCCTTCACTTCTAAACTCCGCCCCCAAATGCATGTCAGCCAATCCCAAGTTCGCAATTCTGAATGGACAAAATGATTGACACACTAATGGCGCTCTCCCGACTATTCTGCCTCTGTTTACACTATTTAAATACAGGTAGAAACTGGGTGCAAAACGTTTAGTGACAGGATTCCTGGACACAACCCTCTATCGGTTtataaaaaagagagagaagctAGGCCCAGGaagctgtcacacacacacacacgtttgtttttgtgaattgtggggactctccataggcgtaatggtttttatactgtatgtgctattgtcttacaccaaccctacacctaaacctaccccttacaggagactttctgctatttcagattttcaatacactcttCAATACATTCTTTTACTagtctttgtatttttaaggCCAATTTAACCAATATGCATTTTGtctgttcacaaataaaataaagaaattgcaATATGatgttatataatgttttttattattacattttaatgaatgttgcAACTGTCCCCTGCTAGGGGTCAGTTGCAACTTTTCACTTTGTCTGTTCAAGTTTAAATTGTGCATATATTATCATATGTATGCATGTGGGTCAGTATCTGACAAGTGggtttaatgtattaaaattttgGCTTTCCACCAAAAACTGTCTCTGAGAAACTGAAGGAAATACAAAAAGTGTTGCAACCGTCCCCACTCTCCCCTGTCAGCTGATGTTTTATCACATGCACGCCCCAAAGTTAAAGGAAACCGATCAATAGTGCATTGTAGTGGCTTCGTAATTTAACAATAGCGTATACTAAACTGCGCATGCGCGTGTCTCTGTCCTCCGCCGTCAGGGGGCGCTCGGCGGCTCACAAACCCGAATCCTCTTTGAGTCGCATTCAAATATTAAAGCGTTTTTTGTCGTAATGGATACATTTGTACTCTTACAAGTTTAATCGTTTAAATCAACGAACTACATGGATTGGTTAGTgactacaaacaaaaatctaCTTCAGCAATCAacatgaaatgtgtttttaaaaagtctcaTCCAGTAATCATCATCGACTGTGATTGGTCTACTCTATCCAGCGTTGAGAAAAGTAACAGGTGTCACGTGACATTACGCGCTTTTCTGCAGATGTTTAGATAATTTACACCGGAGCA includes these proteins:
- the LOC131523263 gene encoding protein P54-like isoform X2, coding for MHRDTGASASVRSVGEEAGSSAVETSPGDQAKSCGAKPSAEASSANHRESEELRTPETTSTNTQEPADASPSCLTSANTHQNHNGNNIRSADAHVTPVNTSKPLTHSDSSTNAGRDNSDSVKNKDEPLQYTDDNANDSSGIQQACDDVDGVMPQAPPTPAVGPAPQKTENRKHFLPRNKKGSNEVKGNRRNGRSKKGCVLQ
- the LOC131523263 gene encoding protein P54-like isoform X1, translating into MHRDTGASAASVRSVGEEAGSSAVETSPGDQAKSCGAKPSAEASSANHRESEELRTPETTSTNTQEPADASPSCLTSANTHQNHNGNNIRSADAHVTPVNTSKPLTHSDSSTNAGRDNSDSVKNKDEPLQYTDDNANDSSGIQQACDDVDGVMPQAPPTPAVGPAPQKTENRKHFLPRNKKGSNEVKGNRRNGRSKKGCVLQ
- the LOC131523263 gene encoding protein P54-like isoform X3, which translates into the protein MHRDTGASAASVRSVGEEAGSSAVETSPGDQAKSCGAKPSAEASSANHRESEELRTPETTSTNTQEPADASPSCLTSANTHQNHNGNNIRSADAHVTPVNTSKPLTHSDSSTNAGRDNSDSVKNKDEPLQYTDDNANDSSGIQQACDDVDGVMPQAPPTPAVGPAPQKTENRKHFLPRNKKGSNEGSSRKRRTRGKRKI